AATATATAGAGAGATTGATCTGAATACTTACATGATGTCACGCTGCATTTTTACCAAGAGCTGTTCCTGGTTTGAGCTCAGAATAAACAGTTTCATCTGCTGGTGCAGGACTTGACTTCCCTATGAATTaagagattattattatttatttttttacagtaTTCCCCCagttaacaatgaaaatgtactgGTATACACAATCCTCCGGTTCATTTGTCTTCCCTGTTAGACGGATCAGGAGAAAGCATAAAAAGACAATACTTATTGCATGTTTTTGTTAGAACATAATTCAAATACTCACCCTTCTTAGAAATGTGTTTGAGCTTGAGCACAGAATATGTGACATCCGTGGATTCATCTGAaatgtacaatttattttatatttaaaagagTGATCCTTGAATTGTCATATTCCAGTATTTATATGTACTATACTGTACCATTTGCGGGTTCTTCAGGGCATTTGACTGTTTCATAGAGACAAGCATTATCTGAAGagaaatcaaaatcaaaccaaATATATAGTAAAATCCCTTTATATGAActcttacattttttaaaacaagTAATGAGAAATGGATATGCTACTCGGTTAATAACGTTAACAGTAAATTCAAAAAATATTAAGGATTCAGGCTGACCCTGGAGAACAGAAGCATATTCTCTTTGGTTAGTTTCGTCTTGGTTGATCATGTGGTCTGTAGCAGGGCCCTGATTGGTCTTCTGAGATCTGGTGGGAAAAACACATGTAGTAAATGAAGTGGATTTATCAAAGGAACATATGACTGCTGTCCTGttcaaaattaaaaaaaaagtagagTTTTGTACCAACCTGCTATAGCATGAATCTGTAAAAAAGAGAAGACATTTGCtgcttttttatttatgtgtatgtGATTACATTAAAGTCAATCTTATATCAGAAGAAAATGATCTTACCTTTTGACTTTCTGTATAAATACAGTAACAGCAGCAGGAGAATAATCAGTAAAACTCCACAAAGCAGCCCAACGATCGGAAGAATGGGAAATTGAGAGTCTTTTCCTGGTCCGGACGCTGCTAATTTAAGTAATCTTTATTAATATTATATCTCTAACACTTTCCTGTAATAGTTTAATTCAAATGAAACTAAGCTTTCTATATCTCAGGCTGTAACACAGCTTACAAAAAAGGAAGGGTTTTAAATCATACTCACATTTTACTGAGAACCAACTCTCTGGTGACGTCCAAccatctgctgaatctctctgtTTACATTTATAAAAGCCTTCATCTGACTTTGACACTGCAGAGATGGTCAGCTCGCTTCTGGTATCGTTCTGGATGAGTTTGTCATTTTTATAGAAATCCACATTATAAACGGTTTCTGTCTTTAACTTGCAGCTAAGAGTGACAGGACGTCCCTCAGCCACAGGACGGACAGGACTCACCAGGATAATTTCACCAtctgaaaaaaaaatcaaagaatATAAAGGCTTTATCAGAGACATCAGCTTTTGCAGGTTTAATATGTTTATGCACAACTGGGCTAGTCTGGCGGAAGCTGAAATGTCAGGTAGATGTTTGAGGATATTAAATCACATAGAATATTATCTTTGATCTTTCAGAGAAGTGACCCTGGACTTCACTTCGCATATTAGCCTTTTTTATTCATTTTGAAGAGACGTTGTACGGTGGCCGGCAGGTGCAAACGCGGAACAACGGCCCAAAACGCATACATAAGCAGGAAACACCtgcaaataatgaaatgaaaaacaaacaaaccctgaaaacaaatacaacagaaAAACGCCGCATTTACAGGAATGATGCAAACTAAGTACAACAAACAAACCCCGAaaacaaatgcaacaaaaaaacgctgcaaatacaaaaaCGATATGCAAAGTCCAAAGCAGGTACAAATCCCAAAacacataaaaaaaaacattccggaagtgctccaggcctctagggggcgcgctacgtggaacagattgatgtctgaccagacatagaagaggcttctcaatactcaaatttcccctcctcgactcctcggtcctccggtagtgacccggaaatgaatttcagcgtgccattttgaaggacatctcatttctctaaatgcacaccgaggaccgagcgtcgaggaggctctctggaggagctataaccgaggatacactgatggttcctccacggctcctccgcggatgcatttccgggaacggtggaggcgtgacggacggccggacttatctcagccaatgacagctctgcatgcattccgtggatattattttagtaacTGCTCTCATGGCGAtgcgatgtttccagagagaacagctgtgaggtccgtgcagaaagcagagcagtgtgtaaaatatatatcactcagtataacaggcctactctctttatttgctttagtttagtagataactacaaacaaagagtcgatatttttctaagaccatttagtgcttcacataataaaatacacaacggctgtagcctgattatgctttaggagctgtaggtgtgtgtggtacagtgtgtaggtgtgttttacagtgcgtagatgcggtggacagacgggtctcagttggtttggtgtcctctgcttacttttaatacttgtaaatacaacttttggtaatttcaattccccatttcagcgaccagagagagggggggggggatatatccagtctctgattgtgttacgttattatgagagtgctctcatactttaaattgtatatatttatataaatatatttgtgtttgtccgcatctgtagcctgttattgtctcattataccgcactgtgaatgaattcaaagtaaatatatcatgaacacatctgtccatcagacagagggctgctgtgcctcctgtcatcattaatggacgtctctttaaaatgacctctcagaggagaggagttctcatttctctaaccgcctgctgcttcccctcctctctcctcggttcccctcctcagtcctccgctcgcatctcctgtgggagAAACGTCCACACCATCACGTTTTGTAATGTGTGATGTTTAACGTTTAACGTGATCACAAACTCATCCAGAGCGATACCAGAAGCGAGCTGACCATCTCTGCAGTGTCAAAGTCAGATGAAGGCTTTTATAAATGTAAacagagagattcagcagatggTTGGACGTCACCAGAGAGTTGGTTGTCAGTAAAATGTaaatatgatttaaaaaaaactcctTTTTTGTAAGCTGTGTTACAGTCTGAGATATAGAAAGTTTAGAAAAGTTAATCATTAACATTCATTAAGATCACGTTAAACGTCCACACAGCCGCGTTAAAAAAATCTTGGAGGTGGGCGTGTGTGAAGCTTGaagattttttgcgagcaacgcgaccaacaaccaatcacatgaatctcccacccccgacatacaaagcaatagcaatgttaaaacgaagtcaactggatataaaatccccaaacaggccaaaacctaccagtttcacccactgtctttgccacctccctccatgcctggttcctccggtttgtatcccggtaagttaatagggactggtcataaagaaccgggtgactTGTTACCGCAATAActaatttctcctccatttttaggAATATAGATGAGCCCCTATGTcactcccagcttgcacgcggtttgattggctagcgcttgtactgtcagatttgcataaacgggatttgattggctgacgcttccacctcagcttcaaaagttgaacattgctcaacttttgaatcctgaaaatcctggaaatcgtcgctttgcttcccacaatgcagtttggcgaatgggcagaagcgttggaagattttttaacgctgctgtgtggacgggccataagtctcgaggaggggagtcgaggagaggagtcgaggaggggaaatttaagaattgagaagcctctagagagaatgaaaaagagtgatggaaATCGGGAGGAAAGAAAGTTCATTTAAGTGGAGAAAGATATAAGAAGGTAAGTTTTGTTTTGATACATAGAGCGTCATATTTATATAGCTAGCGTTAGCGTGCCTAACTACTACACCAGCTGAGGAGAGCTTCACGTGAAGAGAAGACAAAGTGAGGGAAGAACATTGTTAAAAGAGATGACAAATCAAGTGCAGGCAAATAACACGGGAGATAGTGAGTACCGCGGAAAAAGGACATTTGAATTCTTAGCAGTTTGTttatatgtatgtatttgtgtatgTTGCAACTATACAGAGCTTTAGCAATTGCCTGTAACTATggtcatgctaataaagctatttaattgaattgagagagaaagagagagagaagtgacAAAATGTGAAGAGGGACAAAGTAATGACAGGAGAGTAGTGTGCATTAGACATGCTCAAGAACAAATATAGAGAACACAttcaaggagagagagagacaaaacaCAGATTCAACGGTATAACATGATGTATCtttctatttatttagttaACCACTATTTAGACTAGGTGTTTTTGATTGACTTGATTAAATGGATTTACTACATCAATGTATGTCTTTTCAGGCCGCCATGTTTTGTCCTTTCTGTGGCCAGCATCTGGGGACAGTTCAAGTGTTCTGTGGCTCCTGTGGCAAACATGTACAGTTTTTGGCAGAAGTTGAACACAACAGTAAGTTCACTTTTTTGTATTGCATCTGTTTCAAATGCAAGAAATAAGGATTCAACACACTACTCTGTTTAGAATACTAATTGGCAGATGCATACACTATTATCAGCATGAAGGACACATTTTCTCATTGTCTGTTTATGTGAAATATGTAGAAGCCACCATTAAATTGTCGACCAATGCATGattaaatacacaaaacagCTTATGTTATACATTCATAATCGTGCATTAGTTCTATCTTTATAGAGAACATTATACATTTAGAATCAGATTTTGAGACAGTGAGCGGCTGGGAAAGTCACACCGCCATGGGGCACAAACAGTTGCTGACGTGATGTTTTCTTCATTCTCAGGCTGTCCATAAGGAGGGTCAGGAACTCACGCTTGGGATCACCAGTGTCCACTCCATCCTCAGTCTGTCCCTCATCATCAGTGAACTTAACTGACATCTCATGAGAGGGATCGAATGAGGCACCTTTGAAGCCGCGGATTGCTCCATCCCACATATTGGCTCTATTAATATTGAACCTGCTGCAAGATGTATGTTATTTTTGCAGAGAGTTCTGCAACAATGTCCTCCGCAGTCAGGTATTCTGTGCTGGGAAAGACAAAGTGATGTATTGGAATATTAAATGATGAAGCTAGTAAGAAGATTTACAGTATAAAATAGAACAATTAAGTGGTAATAGTAACAATTAATACCTTTGCTCCATTTTGTCTTCTGGCTCAGACTGGCTATCAATAATGATGCATACACATTTGTGTAGTTGCTGCAGTGAGAAGACAGTTGAATAATTATTTTCAAATACATAATATATGCATGACAGTCATATTTACAAAAGGATGTCGATCCTCTTCCCGTTTTCTTTTCAATACATTGGGTTATAAACTGACAACAGTACTTTTGGCATACTCCTGCACAAtccttgtaaacatttgaaagagATGCAACAAACAATATCTGATCTTCGAAAAATATTTGTGGGTGTTTTTTGTATCGTCTTCACTAAGATGTCAGATGTTGTGGGTGTCATTTGGAAATGTATGAAAGTATAATTGTTCTGCTTCCTGGCAATGTTACCCACTGTGATTGGAGGCTATACAAACAAACGTAAAAATAAAGATACACACCAAACAACTGTGTCACGATGCAACTGTCAACATCGTTTACCTATAGAAGTGGTTCTGACCCGGGGCAGACTGGACCTCTTCCTGGAATGGGGTTGGTGCTCCGTCCTATTTTTACCCAGGAAATAAGTACACACCAAGGTATTTATTGATTTCATTTTCACAAATTCAAACCTAcatggtataattacatttttaattagtCTTACCCGATCAGACGTTGTGGTGCCTGAGAGGTCTGATAAAGgtaaacaacaaatatattcaAACTACTGTACTGTTAAAACATTCTGCTTCTTGTGGCACAAAATAatatgttgacaatgttttattttattcgtGGAGTGCTCACTTTTGGAACATTTGGAATGTCCCACACCTGCATACACACAAATGACTgactgaaataaaataaattcactttaatTAAGAATAAAAGCCACGATAAATCCAAACTGACCAAGGTACATTATATTGTTGACCGTCCTTTAACTCTCACATTAGGATTTACATTGGGGCACAATAATCAAACTCCTCTCTGCACCTATAATATATCTATATGATGTCAAGAGTTACATTTATGTGCACAGTGCTGTCTCTTGACTTGTAAGCTCTTTCACCAAACAAACTAACGCTAGCTGGGTAAATATGACGCTCTTTGTATCAAAACAAAACGTACCTTCTTATATATCGACTTTTTCCACTTCGATCAATTTTGTTTCCTCCGGCTTCAATTTGCAGCACTCTTGTTCGCTTTCTCTATGTCTGGTCagacatcaatctgttccacgtaacgcgccccctagaggcctggagcacttccggaatgttttttttatgtgttttgggatttgtatgtgctttggactttgcatatcgttttggtatttgcagcgtttttttgttgcgtttgttttcggggtttgttgtttttcatttcagGATTTGCAGCTGTTTCCTGCTAATGTATGCGTTTTTGGGCGTTGTTCCGCTTTGCACCTGCCGGCCACCGTACATTTGGCTAATGCTTGTCACCTTCACATTTCAAAACAACACATTTCTTcagaaacaaacattttaaataattaaaactcACCATCTTTAGTGATGTTGACTGCATTACTAAACTGTCCTGTTTCAGACTCACACCAGAACACTCCACTAAACCGGCTTCTGGTTATTGTGCATGTGGATCCAGTCATTGTCCCCCAGGAAGAACAGTGACGAAGGTTGTTATATTTCGAAAACCTCCTCACTCTCCACTCAGTGGAGTTTCCCTCGCAGTTCAGCGACACAGGCGTTTTGGTGAAATGCTGCACACTGTCAGGACTCACTGTGAGAGACGCTGCTGAGTTAATATCTGAAACACAAAAAAGTGACAAACAAAGCATTTATGTATATTGAAGGCAACTTgaacattaaaaaaacaagaaGCATTTAATCAACAATAAAGAGTGAGTGTCTAATTAATTCATGTAATGCATTTTTTAGAGAATTGCTGAATGTAAAGAATTTGGAGTTGTTTGTAACATTGGTGAACTTTTATGTAAAACATGACCAAAAGGCATACAAAATATCCCAAAACTCACAAAAGAGTTCAGGGCTTCAAACCTGTACCACAGCTTACAATTGACCTGGTCCTTGTGTGAAGGAAAGCTTACCAAAATAAgggaacaaaaaaaaaagtcaaattataCTGACCTCCAGAGCAGACGAACACAAGTTTGCTGTACCAACTGTAAAACACTGGGTCTCCTCTTCCTGCTCTGCACACATAtcctgctgtgtgtgtttgtccaaCAATGATGAAGAGATGCTGTTCAGTCCCATTCTCGCTGCCAGGTAGCAGCTCATAGCGGTAGGAGTTGCCTGATAGTCTGGGAACAGCCTTATACCAGTAGAAGCTCCAGCCAGCAGAAGGATGATCAACCCTGCAGTTCAGAGTTACTGAGGCTCCAGGACTCAGCCATGATGGAGACACAGAGAGGACAGGCAGAGGTCTTTCTGTTGGAAAGTGATTTAATGATAAcgttattatttataatggtATGGGTATCATACACTCCTTGCATCCTACATATTTTCTACAAACCTGTAAATCACATTCAAGGGTTAACTCTGTCCTTACtataataacaaaataaaatcatatttgtatttactgttaTGATtccgttttgttttgtttttgttgtgtgcttttttgtgttttttcctgtctcccccccctcccttctctgttttcctctgcagggctggtttgtgacagggagttggctggctcctcccagtagcagacgaggcacacctgtttccactcacctcttcacctgtagataaaaaagcccggtcctcatgccacttccctgccagataattccctTGTGTTTCGActctccggtgtgtctcgctgctctcctcgtctTTTGGATTTATTGTGTGGATTTTTGCCTCCTGTGCCTGACGACTCAgtgccagccaacttcctgactccactgccgtatttttcTGTTcttctgcttgaataaagctttttgttttttaccatctctctccagtcgtTTGCTTTAGGGTCCAATATTCTATAGGCCTTAACATTTACAGCAAAACAAAAGTAAACTGATGATGTATGACTTACCGTTAGATACTGTCAATGTGAAAACATCACTCCACAGCGTTTCAGACATTTCACCTTTCAGTCTGCCCACACACTGGTATTTCCCACTTCTTGATGAAGGAGCAAGGTGAGATTTCTGAGATGTGTTTGACCCAGGTGGCCTCCAACAAACTTCCCACTCATAGTCTCCTCCATCCTCAATTTCACATGTAAGAGTGATCGGTTCTCCAGAATATATTTCAGGCCATTTGGGTTGCAGGGTCACAACGGCCCTGTTTGTGACTGTTAACCATCAATGAGCACCGAAAACAAAGGCAATGTTAAACATAAAACATAGAATTGTTTGTGTAAAATACATCATTTGCTTTCTGTATGACATATTAGGTGTTTTAATTACCGACTGCATCGCTGTACTCTGTGTAGTAAACAGGgtttcctcttcttcctctgcaCCAGTAGACGCCTCCTCGTGAGACACTGATTCGGTCATTTGTGAGGAAAACAACATCTTGTGTCTTCAGGGGTTCAGAGGTTTTCCCTTTTTTGTACCAGAAGTATCTCCAACCAGAAGCTGATGATAGTCCTACAGAGCAAGTTAGAGTCGCATTGCCCCCTCCTGGAAATATGTCTCTCAGCTGGGCCTTTGGTTTTGCTGTTTAATGTAGAATAAAGGTACAAATGTTTACAAAATGTTAGTTATTGTCCCGGTAAATAAGCCTAGCTTGacaaataatacaaatgtataatataTCTTATCCAGCACTCTTAGTAATATTAAATCACTGTATGTTATAGTGAAAATATAGAGAAATAAATATGCTTATATTTCTATTTATAACCACTGAAGTAGTTGGTTAACCTCGAGTAGAAACGGCCATAAAACGGggtgaaaatgtaaaaagccttttttttctttgtcCAGTGTTTCTAAGATTAGGCAGATAGTATAATTATGTTTCATTTTGGGTTTACTAaatgtctgaagcttttaggtTTAAACTACTTACTTTCAGTTCTCAGTGTTATTGGTTCAGATTCTTCATCGCCAAATCTACAACTGTAAGAGCTCCCGTCTGACATTACTTGAACGGTGTTTTTTGCCATTAATGATCCGTCTCTGTAGAAGGCAGcattctcctctctctgagtaCGATGCCGACAGCGCAGAGTAACTGATTCTCCTTCAAACAAAGTGGACGCAGGACTTTCCAGGATCACGTTTTTATCTGTGTAACACAAATGATTCATTATAATAGTATAACAATTCAATTAATAACACATTAGTACAAACAAATACTTCCAGTTATGAAGAATACATTTTCACATTTCATGAAAAAGGAATACATTTTTACCTGCACTGTTTGAATAGTTACTGTTAAGCACATTAAGGTGGATTAATTTCTGGAATATATTGGTCTTTCTTCATAATTTGTCACAATTAACAAAAGTATAACGAGGTTTGTTGGTAAAGTATTATCTTAATGTAAATGCTTTGATGTAAGAAGCTGAGTTTTGTAAGAGGTATTTTTCTTCTTATTTGAATACTCTTTAATTTGCGATAACACAAAGCACAGGATTTTATAGTATACTTCACCTGCCTATACAGCGTCAGTGGAGCTTTTCAAAcgttaaaacattaaaataatttACAGATTATATATTAGAACTTGTCCAAACTGCGTGTTCATATCAACATGTCCGGCAGTGgccagttcaagtccccgaccagacctaaaatctggagtgtggactgctacttggagaggtcccagttcccctcctgccctgccatggtgcccttgagcaagacaacggacaccccccttccaccctcactcccattgctccccgggcgctgtgcaaaagctgcccactgctcctagtgctagactcctggtactaggatgggttaaatgcagaggccaaattccactgtgtgtgctctgcatgtgtgaccattaaaagatggtttcatccctcccaattctaaCTATTAACATGGCTCcttaattaaaataaattgcTTTTATTGAACTTGGTCATGGTGGTATGACTTTGATCACTTACCCGATACAGTTAGATAGATTGTATTGCTTCTTTTTGTTGATCCCCCATGCTGAAACAAGCACTGGTATTCACTACTGTAGCCTGAAGTTAGAGGTTGTAATGTTCTGAATTTTTGATTGCTGGGAGAGAAAACTTCTCCATGTCGGTTGTGGATTGAGTAAAACCAGTCGCTGTCTTTGCCGCCTGTAATGTCACACTTGAAGGTAACAGACTCTCCGGTAAAACAAGTTGTCCAGTGTGGCTCAATGGTCAGCACAGCATCTAGAAACCATCACAAGATACATGAagtaaaatgtgttttctttttgtcaAAACATTTATAATTCATTGACAAAACGGAACACACAAAAAAGAGGATGTTGTTTGGAGAGTTACATAGGTAGATTTTACTTTATTTGGtaaacaaaaagaaagaaaatggtaTAATTACCTTGAGCTTGTCCACGGTAAAGTAAACTCAGCACTAAAATAAGTTTGAAACTACATCAGACATTattaaaaattaaagaaatcaaaCATATCATAACCTCAGGCATTTATAAAGATGTAACAATGGAAATTAAAACATTCAAAGTACTCACAGAGAAACCCCAGTAGGCAGAGCCAAGTGTGTCCCATCTTCACATCCAACACTGATAATCTGCTGCTCTGTTTATGAGAAAGTCTTCTACTTTGTTTAAATAGAAAGATTGAAACTGCATATGAAGAGGAATCAGGAACTACAGAGAAACAAATGCAATGACATTTTGGAAAAGGAAGTTGTTTTTTATCTTCTTTACACAGCCTGGGCTTCCTTCCCTTTTAGACAAAGCTAACAAAACAGAGCGGCTCTAATATCACCAAATGTACAACAAGTTCGAGCCACATGATCTGAATCAGACATGTAACAAATaatgttgtagtacaatgtTTTACACTAAATAGAAGTACACAGAAAGTAAGCATACATACATTGTCATACTCACTTTATAATCCATGGGCTCTCACACCAAAACAGAACATTTCATATGAAAATGGGTGTGTGTTCAACAGCCTGTATCACAAAGTTAGACAGCGTCACCCACATGAAGTGTCTCATTGTGTCTTTCCAGATGTGAGTGTAAAGAGCCAATGTCCTGCCCCCTCCTCTAGAGATagatctacactgaacaaaaatataaacgcaacacttttgtttttgctcccatttttcatgagatgaactcaaagatctaaaacattttctatatacacaaaataaccatttctctcaaatattgttcacaaatctgaaaaaaatctgtgatagtgagcacttctcctttgccgagataatccatcccacctcacaggtgtggcatatcaagatgctgattagacagcatgattattgcacaggtgtgccttaggctggccacaataaaaggccactctgaaacatgcagttttgcattattgggggggtctggggggggtccgaaaaccagtcagtatggggtagggttaggggtaggggtagggtaatgttgtgaatcgagtggcctgtgttcgtcgtccattacatacgcctgcccataccataaccccaccaccaccatgggccactcgattcacaacattaccctaaccctacccctacccctcacaccagatactgactggttttcggaccccccgaataaagcaaaactgcacgtttcagagtggccttttattgtggccagcctaaggcacacctgtgcaataatcatgctgtctaatcagcatctttatatgccacacctgtgaggtgggatagattatctcggcaaaggagaagtgctcactatcacagattttttccgatttgtgaacaatatttcagataaatggttattttgtgtatataaaaaaaatctaatgaaaaatgggagcaaaaacaaaagtgttgcatttatatttttgttcagtgtactttAAGGGGTCATAAGTAATAAAGCCATAATTTGGATATGGAAAATATTTGAATTCTAGGTGCGAATTGGATCACAACAGTTTTACAAAGCCGACGAAAATGATCAAATTCAATAAATCCCAAAAGACTAGTTGTGCATTAGATGTTGTCATCCAGGGATTAATGTAGCCAAAAATAGTGAGAAGTCAAAATGTAAAGCTTTAGTATTTAACTTAATTGAATGTCTTCACCCCACTACCAGGCAGCAGTGCAAAGCTAAGGAGGTGGACAGTATCAGTCAATTGTGCGTTCACTACTTGTCAAATGAACAATGTAGGATCCCTGTACTGtgtattcaacttctgaaattaCTTAACATGCTCAAATGTAAGTCCTAAGAGAAAATACATAACATTTCAAATCAAAATAGGGATTTAGTTACCATTTTTCACTTATAATACCCAAAGAGCTACGGTTCACTGCTTTGTATTGAGGTCCCTTTGAAGTGGGTTCGAAATCAAATAtttgctgttttttttatttatcaggATTTAATGCTTTGTTTAAACTACAAGCATGTTACAAAGATACTACTTATGCATGTGTAAATATGTGTGACAAGCACATGAGAAATTCCAGTATGTtttcagttaaaggtggggtatgtaattttggagaaaccaccAATC
This genomic stretch from Pseudochaenichthys georgianus chromosome 18, fPseGeo1.2, whole genome shotgun sequence harbors:
- the LOC117464040 gene encoding uncharacterized protein; this translates as MDYKSSRLSVLDVKMGHTWLCLLGFLLLSLLYRGQAQDAVLTIEPHWTTCFTGESVTFKCDITGGKDSDWFYSIHNRHGEVFSPSNQKFRTLQPLTSGYSSEYQCLFQHGGSTKRSNTIYLTVSDKNVILESPASTLFEGESVTLRCRHRTQREENAAFYRDGSLMAKNTVQVMSDGSSYSCRFGDEESEPITLRTETKPKAQLRDIFPGGGNATLTCSVGLSSASGWRYFWYKKGKTSEPLKTQDVVFLTNDRISVSRGGVYWCRGRRGNPVYYTEYSDAVVTNRAVVTLQPKWPEIYSGEPITLTCEIEDGGDYEWEVCWRPPGSNTSQKSHLAPSSRSGKYQCVGRLKGEMSETLWSDVFTLTVSNERPLPVLSVSPSWLSPGASVTLNCRVDHPSAGWSFYWYKAVPRLSGNSYRYELLPGSENGTEQHLFIIVGQTHTAGYVCRAGRGDPVFYSWYSKLVFVCSGDINSAASLTVSPDSVQHFTKTPVSLNCEGNSTEWRVRRFSKYNNLRHCSSWGTMTGSTCTITRSRFSGVFWCESETGQFSNAVNITKDDGEIILVSPVRPVAEGRPVTLSCKLKTETVYNVDFYKNDKLIQNDTRSELTISAVSKSDEGFYKCKQRDSADGWTSPESWFSVKSASGPGKDSQFPILPIVGLLCGVLLIILLLLLLYLYRKSKDSCYSRSQKTNQGPATDHMINQDETNQREYASVLQDNACLYETVKCPEEPANDESTDVTYSVLKLKHISKKGKSSPAPADETVYSELKPGTALGKNAACSVLLALSKREGSPGRVKKITNNFLFQYYTGRISHKQRNSLSVLDVKMGHTLLCLLGFLLLNLLYRGQAQDAVLTIEPNWTTFFSGGSVTFKCDITGGKDSGWFYSMYKDGQGFLPYGQHESYKLPHLTTDCSGEYQCLFQHGGSTKRSNTIYLNVSDTPQPVLTVSPSWPSPGASVTLNCNVDHPSAGWSFYWYKAVPQKSDYSYSYELLAGSENGTEQHLFIIDGQTHTAGYVCRAGRGDPVFYTSYSKPVFVWSGDLNSATSLTVSPDSVQHFTKTPVSLICEGNSTEWRVRRFSKPDYLLPCSFWGTMTGSTCTITRTSFSGVFWCESETGQFSNAVNITIESERPLPVLTVSPSWLSPGASVTMNCRVDHPSAGWSFYWYKAVPKLSGNSYRYELLPGSENGTEQHLFIIDGQTHTAGYYCRAGTGDPVFYSSYSKRKFVWSGDINSAASLTVSPDSVQHFTKTPVSLSCEGTSTEWRVRRFSKSNNLYSCSSWGTMNGSTCTISRSWLSGVYWCESETGQFSNAVNITMKYGEIILVSPVRPVAEGHAVTLSCKFKTETVLYNVDFYKNDKLIQNDTRSELTISAVSKSDEGFYKCKQRDSADGLTSPESWFSVKSEYGPGTFPVLLIIGLLCGVSLIILLLLFLYLYRKSKDSCYSRSQRTNQCAATDHMINQDETNQREYASVVQDFSSDNACLYETIRDSEEPANDESTDATYSVIELKNISKKGMTNEPEDCVSSHVQMASAAGKSSPAPF